The nucleotide sequence TTAGCGCAGTATCTCCGGCAATATATAGATTTTTTTCTCCCGTTTGAATTACAAAACCTCCTGGCAAACCACCTGAAGCCCCATCTGGGAAGGTACTACTATGCCAAGCTTGTACGTATTTTACTTTTCCGAAGTCAAAATTCCAGCTTCCGCCGTGATTCATAGGATGAACATTAAATCCTTTCTCTTCGTAATAGGAAGCAATTTCAGCATTACTAACAATTACAGCTTTCGGGTTATTCTTAGCAACGGTTTCCACATCTAGCACATGATCTTGGTGCGCATGGGTAACCAAAATAAAATCTGCTTTAATGGTATCTAATTCTACCTTTCCCTTTGCATTCTCGTTCCCTGATATAAAAGGATCGACAATTACATTAATAGCTCCTATTGTGAGGCCAAGACAATTTTGACCGTAAAAAGTAAGTTCCATAATCAATTTCTTTTTTTTGAATTGCTTCTAAAATACAAATTGAGTTAAAGAGAAGCCGAATTTAGAATTCTATAATTTTGTTAAACTTCAACTTAAAATATTTGCCCTAAACCAAACAATATGGACATTGCGAAAGTACATAGTGCCAATATTTTTAATTCAGGATCTAGCAAAGCCGGAGACTCGTTTTGCATTACTCTTTTTATATGAAGCACAAGTGGAATGAAAGTGACATAAAAAATAAGATCATCCCAACCCCCATAAAATAATGCGGAGTAAATTACCATCAATAATATAGCACCAAGAATTAGAAAATAATGATAGGTTTTGGCTGCTTTTTGGCCCAATTTTACCGCTAGCGTGATTTTACCTGATTTTTCATCTGGAATACGATCTCGCATATTATTAAGATTAAGTACTCCTGCACTTAATAGTCCGATTGCCGCAGCAGGCATTAGCACTGTCCATTCTAAATTATTCGCATACAGAAAAAAGGAGCCAAAAACTCCTACAATTCCGAAGAAAATAAATACGAATATATCGCCTAAACCGCGATATCCATAAGCCGAATTGCCAACTGTATATTTAATCGCAGCGACTATAGAAGCTACACCTAATCCTATAAAAACCAAGCTATATAAAAAATTTTCTCTTCCAAACGAAGCATATATTAATAACACAGCCAGTATAAATGTAAGAATAGAAGTCGCAATAATGCCGTTCTTCATTTCAGCATGTGTAATTAAGCCGCTTTGTATGGCTCGCTGAGGACCAATACGCTCATCGTTATCGGTTCCTTTTACTCCGTCGCCATAATCATTGGCGAAATTAGATAAAACCTGTAATCCTAAAGTTGTCGCAAGTGCTAACGAGAAAATACCTAAATTAAAATATCCTTGCTGGGCAGCGATTGCAGTTCCTACTAAAATACCCGAAAGTGATAAAGGCAACGTTCGTAATCGGGCAGCATTTACCCAGGAATTTATTTTCTTCATTTAACGCATAATTTTTACTAAAACTTCTTTTAAAAGATCTCCCGAGGATAAGTTTACTGCTCCCACTCCCTTACTCTTTACATCGGCCTCTTGCAAAACACTAATGGCGTAGCTCACTTTTTTCATCGGATAATTTCTAGCTGCCACCGTATAGTCATTTACAAAATAGGGATTCACTTTTAGTTGTTTTGCCACATTCATTTTAGATTTATCGGGCAATCCATGATATTGCAAAATTTGTGAAAAGTAAGAGAACAATAGTGAAATTGTTACTACTAAAGGGTTGTCCTTAGGATTCTGAGAAAAGTAATTTATGATGCGATGGGCTTTAATTTCGTCTTTAAGGCCAACAGCTTTACGCAGCTCAAAATTATTGAAATCTTTACTAATACCTATATTTTGTTCGATGAGCTCTGGAGTAACTTCGGTTCCTTTTTCACAAACCAATTGCAGTTTTTGTAACTCGTTATCGATTTTACCCAAATCTGTACCTAAAAATTCTACCAGCATTTGCGAAGCTTTAGGTGAAATTCCCAAGCCTCTAGATTTTAAATTCTTTACTATCCAATCGGAAACCTGATTTTCATAAAGCTTTTTACTATCTAAAATTACTCCGCTCTTTTTGATGGTTTTATAGACCTTCTTACGTTTATCTAGTGTTTTGTGCTTGTAACATAAAACTAAAACCGTAGTCGGTTGTGGATTCTCGGCATAATCGCTCAATTTATCTATCGTTCGTGATAAATCCTGTGCTTCTTTAACGATTACCACCTGCCGCTCGGCCATCATAGGATAACGTTTGGCATTTCCTACAATTTCATCGGGATTGGTATCCCTACCGTACATGATTATCTGGTTGAAGCCTTTTTCGTCTTCCTGTAGCAAATGATCTTCAATATAATCGGCAACTTTATCTACAAAATAAGGTTCGTCACCCATCAAAAGATAAATAGGCGCAATCTTTCCGTTTTTAATATCGGTAACAATCTGTTTAGCGTCGTCCATGCAGAAAAGAAACTTTTAGGCTGAAATTAGTTTTACCTCTAAAGGCTTTTGGATGTTGTATTCTTTAGTATTTTTGGGGTCTATGATCGACCTCAATTTTCCAAAATATAATTTCAGGTTCAAAAATAGTCAAAATAAAATAGCTGTTTTTGACGAACTGCGGAAAAAATTTATAATTCTAACTCCAGAGGAATGGGTGCGCCAACACTGTGTACAATTCTTAATAAAAGAAAGAGAATTTCCTAAAAGTTTGATTAATGTAGAGAAGCAACTGAAGCTAGGTAAGTTAATCAAGCGTTACGATGCAGTAGTTTATAATAGTGACGGAAGTATTCATCTAATTGTAGAGTGTAAAGCACCGCATATTAAAATCACACAAAATGTTTTCGATCAAATTGCACAATATAACATGACTTTAAATGCAGATTATTTAATGGTCACCAATGGATTGTTGCATTATTATTGCAAAATGGATTACGAAGCAGGAGAATATCAGTTTTTACCAGAAATCCCGGCATATAAACAAGCATAAATGAAAGTAGCAGTTGTTATTTTAAACTGGAATGGGAAAGACTTGCTTAAACAGTTTTTACCATCGGTCATTCAATTTTCTACGGAAGCAACTATTTATGTCGCCGATAATGCTTCAACCGATGATTCGATAGAATTTCTACGGAATAATTATCCTGAAGTAAAAATTATTCAGAATAAAGAAAACGGAGGATATGCTAAAGGATATAATGATGCCCTGAAGCATCTTTCCGAAGAAATCTTGATCCTTTTAAATAGTGATATTGAAGTTACCAAAAATTGGTTAGAACCGATTTTAGATATTTTCAGCAAAGATTCTAAAACCGCTGTAGCACAGCCAAAGATCTTAGATTATAAAAAGAAAGATCATTTTGAATATGCTGGTGCAGCCGGAGGTTTTATTGATAAGTTTGGTTATCCCTATTGTCGTGGAAGAATATTCGATTCGGTTGAAAAAGATTACGGACAGTTTAATGATAATGCTGAAATTTTTTGGGCTAGTGGTGCCTGCTTAGCGATTAGAAATAAAGTGTTTGAGCAAATTGGAGGTTTTGATGAAGATTTCTTTGCCCACCAGGAAGAAATTGATTTATGCTGGAGAATTAAAAATTTTGGATACAATATAAAATACGCGGGCAATTCTATCGTTTACCACGTTGGAGGAGCAACTTTAAATAAGATGGATCCTAAAAAGACGTATTACAACTTTAGAAACAGTCTTTTTATGCTTGTAAAAAACCTCCCCAAGAAAAAAATGCGTAAAATTGTGTTACAAAGAATGGTTTTGGACGGTGCCGCGGGATTAAAATTCCTATTTCAAGGTGATTTTAGCCATTTCACAGCCGTTTTAAAAGCTCATGCTCATTTTTATTCAAATTTTTCGAAAATGAATAAAAAAAGAAGTGAAAAATCGTCTAATATTCAGTATTTTGAGATTAAATCGGTTGTTTTTAAATATTTCATATTGCATAAAACGACTTATAAAAATATAATATAAAGCCTACCTAAAGTATTGTTAATACTACTTTTAAGCTTTATATTTTTTTGATACTTTTGGAAAATCTAACATTAACAATAATTACAACAAGTTATGAAAAAAATCATGCTTTTATCAGCCTCTGTGGCTATCTTGCTTTCATCTTGCGTATCTAATAAGAAATACGCTGAACTTGAAGCAAAACAAAAAGAAACTCAGGATCAGCTTAATACCGCCACTGTAAAATTGAACGCTTGTCTTGAAGATAAAACAGACATGACAGAGCGTATTAAAGTTCTCAATAATACAAATGCTGCATTATTGAACAACGTTGGTGATCTTGCTACGCTTTCTAAGAAAGAAGCTGAAAATCTTGAGCGTTCTTTAGAGAGCATCAAAGAAAAAGATCTTGCGATCAAAAGTATGCGTGATGCAATCAACAAGAAAGATTCTGTTACTCTAGCACTTGTTACTAGCTTAAAAGGAGCTGTTGGAAACATGAACGATGATGATATCGAAATCAATGTTGAAAAAGGTGTTGTTTACGTTTCTATTTCTGATAAATTGTTATTCGATAGTGGGCGTTATAACGTAACTAGCAGAGCTAAAGAAGTTCTTGGGAAAGTTGCTAGCGTAATTAAAAACAAGCCAGACATCGAGTTTATGGTAGAAGGTCACACAGATGATCAATCTATCTCTACTTCGATGTTCCAAGATAACTGGGATCTTTCTGTAAAAAGAGCTACTTCTGTGGTAAGAATCCTTCAGGATGAATTTAATGTAGATCCTAAGCGTATGACAGCTGCAGGTAGATCTTATTACATGCCAGTTTCATCTAACGATACTGCTGAAGGTCGTGCAAGAAACAGAAGAACAAGAATCGTAGTACTTCCTAAACTAGATCAGTTCTACGGAATGATTGAAGAAGGTATGGAGCAAGCTTCTAAAGCTTCAAACTAAGAAAATAAGATATTTTATTATATTGAAAAGCCTCGCAATTGCGAGGCTTTTTTTATTTTATCAATTTGATTTTACTAAGATTTCAAAAAATCTACCAAAATTTTATTAAGCTCATCTTTATGGGTAAAAATCAAACCATGCGGAGCTCCCTCGATCAATTTGAGTTGTATTTGAAATCAGCTGAAAGCTTCGTTTATTTTACCCCATATTTATTAAACAAGACTTTCCCAAGAAGCTCACGATTACTTTGTAGAAAATATTGCAAGTATCTTATAATCTGAAATTGCTTTTAAAATTAAAAACCCTTAGCATCGATGCTAAGGGTTTTTAATTTTTATAATATGTTTTTCAACTTACATTATTTCTAAGCTTCCTTTTCCTTCTCTTATAACTTCAGGTTCGGTAGTGGTCATATCGATCACAGTACTCGGAGTATTATCTCCATATCCTCCATCAATAACAATTTCAACAAGATTATCCCATTTTTCAAGAATCAATTCAGGATCTGTGGTATACTCAATAACCTCATCCTCATCTCTAATTGAAGTAGACACAATTGGATTCCCAAGCTCTTCGACAATAGCTCTACAAATATTATTATCTGGAATACGAATCCCGACAGTTTTCTTTTTCTTGAATACCGTTGGTAAATTATTATTTCCCGGTAGAATAAAAGTATAAGGCCCAGGTAAGCAACGCTTCAATATTTTAAATGTAGCGGTATCTATTTGCTTCACATAATCTGATAGATTACTTAAGTCGTGGCAAATAAAACTAAAGTTCGCTTTATCTAGTTTCACCCCTTTGATCTGAGCAATTTTCTCTAACGCAGTATTGTTAGTGATATCGCAACCCAAACCATAAACGGTATCGGTTGGATAGATCACAAGACCGCCATTTCGTAAAGTTTTTACAACTTTGGAAATCTCACGCGGATTTGGATTTTCGTTATATATACGAACAATCTCTGCCATATATTAATCTGCTTTTTTAACTTCTTTTTCTAGTTTTAGGACTTTGCTTCCATCCTCCTGCTCGATATACAAGGCTTTATTTCCCTGCTCTCCTTTTCTGGTAATCTCACTTCCATCGATAGTTTTGGTAACTTCTTCAGTATACGTTTCGGTTACTTTGCCAGTCGCAGTTCCGTTACCCCAATCCCACTTTACATTACTTCCTTTTTGAATCATCTTTTTTCTTTTCAAGGTAAAAAGAAAATCATATTCAGAATATCTGAATAACAGAAATTTAACTTGAACCCCATAATTCAATTCCGAGGTTATAAAACTAAAATGACTCTATTAAGAAAGCAATTTCAATTTTGCGAATCTTAGCAGCAGCTTTTTAATACCACCATTTTCAAAATTTATTTCAGCCTTTCTATCTTGTCCAACTCCATCGATTCCAAGAACTTTTCCTTTTCCGAAACGCATATGTTCTACTTCATTACCAACTTCAAGCTGAATAGCATTTGTAGCTTTGGCAGGCTCTGTAGCTGCTGGTCTTAATTTTCTTAGTTTCCTTAATTGCTCCTCGGTAGGCTTATGTGCCGGTGGTGGCGTACCTGCTTTTGGTTTTGTTTGCCGCAGTTTGGATTTATCAACCTCATCTCCAAAAATATCGGTATTGATAAGCGGTTTGTATTTATAATCATCCTGCGGAATCATATAATCTAAAAATTTCTCGTCTATTTCTTCAATAAATCGACTTGGCTCAGCGTCCACCAGTTTTCCCCAACGATATCTACTTTGCGTATAGGTTAGAAACGCCTGTTTCTCGGCTCTGGTTACCGCCACGTAAAATAAGCGACGTTCTTCTTCTAGCTCAGATCTCGTATTCATACTCATTCCAGAAGGGAATAAATCTTCTTCCAAACCAACAATATAAACGTATGGAAACTCTAATCCCTTAGCCAAGTGAATCGTCATTAAGGCTACACGATCTTCATCTTCTGTTTCCTTATCTAAATCGGTTGCTAAAGCCACATCCTCTAAAAATTCTGCTATAGAACCATTAGCATCTGCCAGCTCTTTCTGTTCTTCAACAAAATCTTTAATACCGTTTAGTAATTCTTCAATATTCTCAATTCTGGCAATACCTTCTGGCGTTCCGTCTTTCTTAAGTTCCTGCACCAAACCGGTCTTTTTTGCTACAGTATCGGCTACGGTAAAGGCATCGGCATTCTGAGCCAAAATTGTAAAATGTTTGATCATATTTACAAAATTGTCCAGCTTTGTACGCGTGCTCTTAGTAATTTTAATCTCAGGAAGATGATCCAGATTTTCTAAAACTTCGAAAATCGATTTTCCGTATTTATTGGCAGCGATACTTAATCGATCCATCGTTGTTGCCCCAATACCTCGAGCCGGATAATTAATAACACGCTTTAAAGCTTCTTCATCTTTAGGATTTATTAATAATCGTAAATATGATAAAACGTCTTTAATTTCTTTACGTTGATAGAATGACAATCCTCCGTAAATTCGGTATGGAATATCTCTTTTTCGCAATGCATCTTCCATCGCACGACTTTGCGCATTGGTTCGGTATAAAATAGCGAAATCACCATTCGCCATTTGATTCTGCATCTTATTCTCGAAAATAGAACTTGCTACATATCTTCCTTCTTCACCATCGGTAAGCAATCTATTAACCACTATTTTTGGGCCATCATCATTAGCTGTCCAGACCACCTTATCCAGTTTGGTCTGGTTTTTATCGATAATCGAGTTGGCTGCATTTACAATATTTCCGGTAGAACGGTAATTCTGCTCCAAGCGGTACATCTCTACACCTTCGTAATCTTTCTGGAAGTTCAGGATATTATTAATATTCGCGCCTCGAAAGGCATAAATACTTTGCGCATCATCACCCACCACACATATATTCTGAAATTTATCAGACAATGCTTTTACAATAAGATACTGCGAGTGGTTGGTATCCTGGTACTCATCTACTAAAATATAACGGAAACGGTTTTGATATTTCTGAAGTACTTCAGGAAAGCGATTTAAAAGCTCATTGGTTTTCAGCAATAAATCATCAAAATCCATTGCTCCCGCTTTGAAACAACGCTGTACATATTCCTGATAAATTTCGCCCATTCTTGGCTTTTTGCTCATCGCATCGGCCTCCATTAATTCAGGATTATTGAAGTAAGCTTTCACAGTAATCAAACTGTTTTTATAAGACGAAATTCGGCTATATACCTGCTTATATTTATACACATCTTTATCAAGCTGCATATCTTTTATAATCGCTCTAATCACACTTTGTGAATCCTGCGTGTCATAAATCGTAAAATTGGAAGGATAACCTAACTTATCGGCTTCAAAACGCAAAATCTTAGCAAAAACCGAGTGGAATGTTCCCATCCACAGATTTTTAGCTTCACTTCTACCTACAATCTGCGCGATACGATGCTGCATCTCTCTCGCGGCTTTATTGGTAAAAGTTAGCGCAAGAATATTAAAGGCATCAATACCTTTACTCATCATGTATGCGATCCTATAGGTAAGCACACGGGTTTTGCCAGAGCCGGCACCCGCAATTACAATCATAGGACCTTCAATCTGCAACGTTGGTGCCCTTTGGGCATCATTCAATTCGGATAAATAAGCTTCCAATTCCTTCAAATTTTAAAAGCGTGAATTTAACCAAAATGAATCAATTTCTAAACTTAGCAGCTCATTAGTTTTAAACACCGATTAGCTTATTCAGAATAGTTTAGAATTTTTATTATTTTTAGTCAGATTACTTCATTACTCACTAATCAATTCCATTTTAACAATATTACATGAAAAAACTGTACTTTTTATCCCTCTCCTTTTTCTCTCTACTCAGTTACGGTCAGCAATTAGATAACGATATCCAAAAAGATATCACCTCTATAGAAGATAAGGTGATCGAATGGCGAAGAGATTTCCACGAGCATCCTGAACTCTCGAATCGTGAATTTGAAACTGCTGAAAAAATCACAAAACATTTAAAAAACCTAGGACTTAAAGTTGAAACTGAAGTTGCTAAAACCGGAGTAGTCGCTTTGCTGAAAGGTGATCATCCCGGAAAAGTGGTCGCATTACGAGCAGATATTGATGCTTTACCGGTAACGGAAAGAAATGATCTCCCTTTTAAATCTGAAGTAACTACCGAATTTATAGGAGCACAAACCGGAGTAATGCATGCTTGTGGTCATGATACGCACACCGCGATTCTAATGGGCGTTGCTGAAGTTCTTTCTAGGCACAAAGATAAAATTCATGGTACCGTAAAATTTATCTTTCAACCTGCTGAAGAAGGACCACCACCGGGTGAAGAAGGTGGCGCCGCATTGATGATCAAAGAAGGGGTTTTAAAAAATCCCGATGTAGATGCGATTTTTGGATTACATATAAATTCTGAAACACCTGTTGGCACCATCCGCTATAAACCTGAAGGTACGATGGCTGCGGTAGAACGTTTTGTGATCAATGTAAAAGGAAAACAGACCCATGGTTCACAACCCTGGAGTGGTACTGATCCTATTCTTATATCAGCAAAAATTATCGATGGTTTACAAACAATTATTAGCCGTGATTCTAAATTGATCGATGCTGCTGCGGTAATTACTGTTGGAAAAATAACCAGTGGCGTACGTTTTAATATTATTCCTGAAAGTGCTGAAATGATTGGAACTGTGCGAACGCTAGAACCAAATATGCGTGAAAAGATTTTAAGCCGAATGAGGGAAATGGTTCCTAAACTAGCTGAAGCATATGGCGGTGAAGCTACTATTGAAATTCAGAATAATACTGCGGTTACTTATAACGATATTGCACTAACCAGCCAGATGCTTCCAAGCTTACAAAAGGTGGCTGGTGAAGATCATGTAGAATTAGTAAAAGCAACTACGGGAGGCGAAGATTTTTCATTTTTTCAGGAAGAAGTTCCGGGTCTTTATTTCTTTTTAGGTGGACAACCTTTAAACAGTGATGAACCAGCGCCACATCATACGCCCGACTTTTTTATTGATGAAAGCGGATTATTACTCGGTGTAAAAGCAATGACACAATTGGCGTTGGATTATTTGAATCCGCCACAATAATAAACAGGAAATTCTAAAATTTCCGAAAGGTACTTTTTCTTTAACTTTGGCGTTTAAATCAAGAAAGGGTACCTTTCGATTTTAGAACAAATACCATGAGCGATACCGATTTATTGCAATTACTTTATACCATTTTACCAGCTTTGATTGTTGGAGGCGTGGCTTTTTATTTTTTTAAGACCTATTCTGAAAACGAAAACCGAAGACGCCGATTTCTTCTACATCAGGAAAATCAAAAAACAGCATTACCGTTAAAACTTCAGGCTTATGAGCGAATGGCTCTTTTCTTAGAACGTATTTCACCAGGAAATTTACTCGTTAGAATTCGCCCGGAAAATGCCGATAAAATTCAATATGCGAATACTTTGGTATCTGCGATCGATCAGGAATTTGAACATAATCTGGCACAGCAAATTTATGTTTCTAATGAATGCTGGAATTATGTAAAAACAGCCAAAAATGCTACTATTTCATTAATTAGACAGACCGCTGCAGATAACACGGTAGAAAATGCCGCGATGCTGCAGGAAAAAGTATTAACTATTCTAATGGACGAAGATGCACCAACGGTTGCTGCACTGACTTATGTAAAGAATGAAGTAAAGGAGTTTGTTTAATCTTTAGTTGATAGTTTTTAACTAAAGGCGTAAAAATACTTACAACGATCTATATTTCTGAATTAGATTTTATAATAGATTAGAATTACAATAAAACTTATCAAAGAAGAAAAATCATTCAAGCAAAAGAGAGATTATCAATAGTTTTCTTTAATGCAGATAAATTTTTATTACTCTAATGTGAAGAATTTTATTACTACACTTCTTTTACAACCATATCCTTTCTATTATGAAGGAAAAAGTCTAAGAATAATTATTATTCTTTTTTTATTCATGACCTTCTCTTTCAATTACGCGTTCGAACCTTTTAATGTCGAGTTTTCAGAACATAAAATGAATTATTTCTGGATATCGATAATTCATTCTATTACACCCGTAATCATTCTTATTATACTTTCTATAATAGGAAAATTATTTAGACTCGAACACAAATGGAATATAGCAAAAGAGGTGATTTTAATCTTACTTTTTTTTACCCTTGTAGGTCTAGGTCAATATTTGATTCGGGATTTGATTTATAATAACGAAAACAATTGGTCATTACATTATTTGCAAGAAGAGATTAGAAATACATTTTTAGTAGGCTCTTTATTTGTTACTATTTTAATCCCTTACAACTTCAATAGATTAAATAACAAACATAGGAGTAATGCAAATTCTTTGAATAATACAATTAACGATAATTCCAATTTAGCTTTCCATAGTAAAGACAGAATTAAAATTAACAATTTTGAATTCAACATAGACGATTTTATGTTCGCAAAATCTGAAGGGAATTATTTGGAAATATATCTTCAGAAAAATCCTCAGGATAAGGAACTAATTCGGGGTACGATGAAAAACCTAGAAGCTAATTTAAAAACACATCCATCCATAATTAAAACACATCGCTCGTATCTCGTAAATAGTAAATACATAGAAAACATTAAAGGGAATGCTCAAGGTTATCAACTTCAAATTGATCAATATATCGTTCCTGTCTCAAGAAATATGATTGAACATTTTAATTTAAACATGAAACGCGCATAAGAGGTTTTGCTAACTATCACAAAGGCTTGTCAACCATCACAAATTCTACATAATAAGCTTAAGTAATTCTATTTTCGACGAAAAAAATAGGAATGAAAACAAGTAGATATTACTACATCGATTCATTAAGAGTAATAGCCATTTTAATGATGTTCTTTTATCACGTTTTTATGGTGTTCGTGGCAGAATGGGATTGGCATATCAAAAATACAGAAACAAGCAATGTTCTCTTGGAAATAAATTATTGGATGGCCACTTTTAGAATGCCTTTACTTTTCTTTGTTTCTGGATACATTTCCTACATTTTAATGGACCGATTAGATTGGAAAGCATTTACCATTCAGAGATTTATGCGTTTAATAATTCCAACTATTATTTGGACTTTTATTCTTGTAGCTCCACAAATATATTTTGAAAGAAAATTAGAAGGAATTGACCAAAATTATATCGAATTTTATCAATCATTTTTAGAATTTAAATGGTGGCCAAATGGGAATTTTCATTGGTTACATTTGTGGTTTATCCCTTACTTATTTTGTTATAACATATTATCAATTCCACTATTCTATGCATTAAAAAAGAACAATAAATTCACACGGATATTAGATTCATTTTTTAAAAAGCATTATTCTATTTTTGCTTACGTCTTTATAGCTATAATTCCATATACATTTTTGTCGGTTCGTTATGAAACTACGCACGACTTAATAAATGACATAGCAAGACACTCCTTCTTTATATTCTTTATCATTGGTGGTTTACTTTTCTTTAAATTTTATCAGGTAATGGACATAGTGCAATCTAAAAGAAACTTATTCTTGAAGTTTGCTTTTTTATCTATTGTATTAATAGATATTTTGCGTTGGAACGGCTGGGAACCTTTTGATATTTGGGAAAATTGGATTGAAAAACCACAAACATATCTTTTTATAGGTCTTATAAACTTCAATTCTTGGATGTGGGTTTTAGCAATTTTAGGCTACGGAAAGAAATATTTAAACAAAAAAAGTAAGCTACTTAGTTATATGAACACAGCAGTGTATCCATTTTATATTTTACATCAAACAATTATTGTAATAATAGCCTACTATGTCGTCGGAACTAAAGATGCAGTGTCTTTGAAAATTTTATTTTTACTAATTGTATGTTTTTCCATAATAGTTCTAACGTATCATTTACTAATTAGACCATATAACCCTATGAGATTTTTATTTGGGATGAAGAAGAAACGAATAAAATAATTCTGGAAAGGCACTAAAAAGATATCTACATTTCATCGCAAATAGTGGTATAATTTTTTGCCCCTGCCTCGCCGGCAAGATGACAAAGCGCAGCGGAATGGAGAAGTCTCATTTTCAAATTGTCTCATTCCCGCCTCATCAAATTTCCAAATCAGCACATTATCAAATCATCCATTTTCTAACGGTGAAGCGGTTTCAATTCTCTTTTCTAAATTCTAATTTCTACTAAACCTCAGCTTTAGGCCTTCTTTTCAGCTTCTTTATCTTGTTTTACTTTTTTCTCAGCGTAATCATAGCCCTGCTTCCACCATTCGGTCATTAATTTTTTATTGAAAACAAGCGAATTTTCGGTAAGTTTTGTCGGAGTATAGAAAATATTCAACTTCACATTTTTATTAAGCGCTGCAAGTTTTCCTTCAATCACATCATGATATTCGACTTGATCTAAAACAAAGCTGTATAAATTCATCATTAAACTGAATGGATTTTTACCCAAAACCTTATTGTATTCCATATTTTCAGCCTCTAAAATAATGGCATCAACCTCAGTTGCACCTCGTTTTATCGCTTCCCGAATAGGAACTACACAGCCTAAACCACCATCGGCATATTCGTAACCATTTTTTTTGGCCAGACTCATAAATGGAATATAATTACAGGAAATCCAGATCCAGTCGCAAAAATCATCGTAAGAGAAATCGTGAATAGACTTGTATTCTACTCGGTTTCTGGATAAATTCGATACGGTTACAATCACATCGCCTACCTGATTCTTTAGATTTCTGAAATTCTCTTCAGAAAAATTCCTGCGAATATGCTTTAAAAGATTCTTACTTTCTCCAAAAGTTCGCTTCTGTTTTAAAAACTGCCAGAACATGTTAAAGTAGTTAATCGTCACATATT is from Zunongwangia endophytica and encodes:
- a CDS encoding patatin-like phospholipase family protein, producing MRALVISGGGSKGAFAGGVAQYLMEAEKKKYDLFLGTSTGSLLIPHLAEGNIQKVYDLYTNVNQRKIFSLNPFIVKKKEGREYVTINYFNMFWQFLKQKRTFGESKNLLKHIRRNFSEENFRNLKNQVGDVIVTVSNLSRNRVEYKSIHDFSYDDFCDWIWISCNYIPFMSLAKKNGYEYADGGLGCVVPIREAIKRGATEVDAIILEAENMEYNKVLGKNPFSLMMNLYSFVLDQVEYHDVIEGKLAALNKNVKLNIFYTPTKLTENSLVFNKKLMTEWWKQGYDYAEKKVKQDKEAEKKA